A single genomic interval of Petroclostridium xylanilyticum harbors:
- the rpsU gene encoding 30S ribosomal protein S21: protein MSEIRVKDNESLDSALRRFKRQCAKAGVLSEIRKREHYEKPSVKRKKKSEAARKRKFK, encoded by the coding sequence ATGTCAGAGATTAGAGTAAAAGATAATGAGTCATTAGACAGTGCACTTCGCCGATTTAAACGTCAATGTGCTAAAGCTGGTGTTTTATCTGAAATCAGAAAGAGAGAACACTATGAAAAGCCAAGTGTAAAACGTAAAAAGAAATCCGAAGCCGCAAGAAAGAGAAAGTTTAAGTAA
- the aroE gene encoding shikimate dehydrogenase: MEVQINGHTKILGVIGDPIEHSLSPRIHNTLCKHLDLNYVYVPFRVAPDHLQDAVKGFKAVGITGFNVTIPHKKNIIRYLDEVSKEALLMGAVNTVKNIDGRLYGYNTDGDGFVKSLKSQGVYIKDKNIVMIGAGGSARGIAVKLAMEGARSIIILNRTLEKAQDISSMINNNIHNISQSDLFTNHNLICYAESCDILINTTPIGMYPDTNACPVEDLSFLNPGTVACDLIYNPEKTVFLSKAEEAGCKTVNGWGMLIFQAVSAFEIWTGVKVSGDLIKILHELCIN; encoded by the coding sequence ATGGAAGTTCAGATCAATGGGCATACAAAAATTCTAGGTGTCATAGGGGATCCTATAGAGCACAGCCTGTCACCTCGTATTCATAATACTCTTTGCAAGCATTTAGACCTTAATTATGTTTATGTTCCCTTCAGGGTTGCACCTGACCATCTTCAAGACGCAGTAAAAGGCTTTAAGGCTGTAGGAATCACAGGTTTTAATGTTACCATTCCCCATAAGAAAAATATTATCAGATATCTGGATGAAGTATCAAAAGAGGCCTTATTAATGGGAGCTGTTAATACAGTAAAAAATATTGATGGCAGGCTGTATGGATATAATACCGACGGAGACGGGTTTGTAAAATCTCTTAAAAGCCAGGGGGTATATATAAAAGATAAAAACATTGTGATGATAGGTGCAGGAGGTTCGGCGAGAGGTATTGCGGTTAAACTTGCCATGGAGGGAGCCAGAAGCATTATCATTTTAAACAGGACCCTGGAAAAGGCCCAGGATATAAGCAGCATGATCAATAACAATATTCATAATATTTCTCAAAGTGATTTGTTTACCAACCATAACCTGATCTGCTATGCGGAATCCTGTGACATTCTTATTAATACAACTCCTATCGGCATGTACCCTGACACAAATGCCTGCCCGGTAGAGGATTTAAGTTTTCTTAATCCCGGCACTGTAGCATGTGATTTGATCTATAATCCCGAAAAAACAGTTTTTCTGTCAAAGGCAGAAGAAGCAGGCTGTAAAACTGTCAATGGATGGGGAATGCTGATTTTTCAGGCAGTCAGTGCCTTTGAAATTTGGACAGGTGTAAAAGTTAGCGGAGATTTAATAAAAATTTTACATGAATTATGCATAAACTAG
- a CDS encoding histidine triad nucleotide-binding protein, whose product MSDCIFCKIAAKEIPSSIVYEDDRILAFKDINPAAPVHILVIPRQHISSAMEIDESNADIVSHIFKICKKIAGDMGIAETGFRIVNNCGHDGGQTVGHIHFHLLGGRALSWPPG is encoded by the coding sequence ATGTCTGATTGTATTTTCTGTAAAATAGCAGCAAAAGAAATTCCTTCTTCAATTGTTTACGAAGATGACCGGATTCTGGCTTTTAAGGACATAAATCCTGCGGCGCCGGTACATATCTTGGTTATACCCAGGCAGCACATATCTTCTGCAATGGAAATTGATGAAAGCAATGCTGATATCGTCAGTCATATCTTCAAGATCTGTAAAAAAATTGCCGGGGATATGGGAATTGCAGAAACAGGATTTAGAATTGTAAACAATTGCGGCCATGACGGTGGGCAGACGGTAGGACACATACATTTTCATCTTCTTGGCGGCAGGGCACTTTCCTGGCCTCCGGGTTGA
- the alaS gene encoding alanine--tRNA ligase — MQKLGLNEIRERYLSFFESKGHLRLPSFPLVPQNDPSILLINAGMTPLKPYFTGKEVPPRKRITTCQKCIRTPDIERVGKTARHGTFFEMLGNFSFGDYFKREATAWAWEFVTQDLKLPVDRLWVSIYKEDDEAFEIWTKEVGVAPDRIVRMGKEDNFWEHGTGPCGPCSEIYFDRGEEAGCGDPNCAVGCDCDRFVEFWNLVFTQFDKDEQGNYNRLPNPNIDTGMGLERLAAIMQGVNSLFEVDTVKNIMEHVSKVAGVKYKEDPKKDISLRVITDHIRSTTFMVSDGILPSNEGRGYVLRRLLRRAARHGKLLGIEKPFLYEVAETVINESKEAYPELEEKREYIKKVIKVEEERFDETIDQGLNILNQYIAELKEANQKILSGDKAFRLYDTYGFPIDLTREILAEQGMGIDEEGFNHEMNEQRERARAARQEADSAAWGNDVFSKMDRNISTQFTGYFQFASISRVLAIIKGNTEVDKASKGEQVTILLDQTPFYGESGGQVGDTGVLESNNVKIRVLDCKKQGEGRFLHICEIESGEVSKNDEVKAVIDLERRKAISRNHTATHLLQKALRNVLGDHVAQSGSQVAPDRLRFDFSHYSAMTKEEIDKVEREVNRVVLDSLPIEAKEMPIEEAKKMGATALFGEKYGSIVRLVKMGDYSLELCGGSHLTSTSQVGAFKIISEGGVAAGVRRIEAVTGLEALDYFANKEKALEEVAVILKSSSSDIVKKAEALVNELKTSQKEVENLRNKLVRSSADDILSKAVHVKGIKVVTARMDELDMDGLRNMGDTLRNKLGSGVVALATGNEGKVNFVVMATKDVVAKGIHAGNIIKEVAKTAGGGGGGRPDMAQAGGKDVSKIDEALNKVIGLIEQQIK; from the coding sequence ATGCAAAAGTTAGGTTTAAATGAAATCAGAGAAAGATACTTAAGCTTTTTTGAGAGTAAAGGTCACTTGAGATTGCCAAGCTTTCCGCTGGTACCTCAAAATGACCCGAGTATTTTGTTAATTAACGCAGGTATGACTCCTTTAAAGCCTTATTTTACCGGGAAAGAAGTACCGCCCAGAAAAAGAATAACTACCTGTCAGAAGTGTATCCGGACTCCTGATATTGAACGTGTGGGTAAGACGGCACGACATGGTACATTTTTTGAAATGCTGGGCAATTTTTCTTTCGGAGATTATTTTAAGAGGGAAGCTACTGCCTGGGCGTGGGAATTTGTAACCCAGGACTTAAAATTACCCGTTGACAGGTTATGGGTCAGCATCTATAAAGAAGATGACGAAGCTTTTGAAATATGGACCAAAGAAGTTGGCGTTGCCCCTGATAGAATTGTAAGAATGGGTAAGGAGGACAATTTCTGGGAACATGGCACAGGTCCCTGCGGGCCATGCTCAGAAATATACTTTGACAGGGGTGAAGAGGCTGGCTGCGGTGACCCAAATTGTGCGGTAGGCTGTGATTGTGACAGGTTTGTAGAATTCTGGAACCTTGTATTTACGCAGTTTGATAAGGATGAGCAGGGAAATTATAACCGTTTGCCCAATCCAAACATTGATACGGGAATGGGATTGGAAAGACTGGCTGCCATCATGCAGGGGGTTAATTCCCTATTTGAGGTAGACACTGTTAAAAACATAATGGAGCACGTAAGTAAAGTTGCTGGGGTAAAATACAAAGAAGACCCCAAAAAGGATATTTCTTTAAGAGTAATTACCGACCATATCCGAAGCACTACTTTTATGGTTTCGGATGGAATACTTCCATCTAATGAAGGAAGAGGGTATGTATTAAGAAGGCTGTTAAGAAGGGCAGCCCGCCATGGTAAATTGTTAGGAATTGAAAAGCCGTTCCTTTATGAGGTTGCCGAAACAGTAATAAATGAATCAAAAGAGGCTTACCCTGAACTGGAGGAGAAAAGAGAATATATTAAAAAAGTAATTAAAGTTGAAGAAGAAAGATTTGATGAAACCATAGACCAGGGTTTAAATATATTGAACCAATATATCGCTGAATTAAAAGAAGCTAACCAGAAGATACTTAGCGGAGATAAAGCATTCAGATTATACGATACTTATGGTTTTCCCATTGACTTGACGAGAGAAATCCTGGCTGAACAGGGTATGGGAATAGATGAAGAAGGTTTTAATCATGAAATGAATGAACAAAGGGAAAGAGCGAGAGCTGCCCGCCAGGAAGCTGATTCTGCAGCTTGGGGCAACGATGTATTTTCAAAAATGGATAGAAATATCAGTACGCAGTTTACCGGGTACTTCCAGTTTGCGTCCATATCCCGCGTTTTAGCTATTATCAAAGGTAATACAGAAGTTGATAAGGCTTCCAAAGGAGAACAGGTTACAATTCTCCTGGACCAAACACCGTTTTATGGTGAAAGCGGCGGTCAGGTTGGCGATACCGGGGTACTTGAAAGCAATAATGTAAAAATCAGGGTGCTGGATTGTAAAAAACAGGGTGAGGGAAGATTCCTTCATATTTGTGAAATAGAATCCGGTGAGGTATCCAAAAATGATGAAGTTAAAGCAGTGATTGATTTAGAGAGAAGAAAAGCGATATCCAGAAATCATACTGCAACCCACCTATTACAAAAAGCCCTAAGAAATGTATTGGGAGACCATGTTGCACAGTCCGGTTCACAGGTTGCACCTGACAGGTTGAGATTTGACTTTTCCCATTATTCCGCCATGACTAAAGAAGAAATAGATAAAGTGGAGAGGGAAGTAAACAGGGTAGTACTGGACAGCCTTCCAATTGAAGCTAAAGAAATGCCGATTGAAGAAGCTAAAAAAATGGGAGCAACTGCACTGTTTGGAGAAAAATACGGCAGTATTGTAAGACTTGTAAAAATGGGCGACTACAGCCTTGAATTATGTGGAGGGTCGCATTTAACATCCACCAGCCAAGTTGGGGCATTTAAGATTATAAGTGAAGGAGGAGTAGCTGCAGGGGTTAGAAGAATTGAAGCAGTTACAGGACTGGAAGCCTTAGATTATTTTGCAAACAAAGAGAAAGCCTTAGAAGAAGTGGCGGTTATTCTCAAAAGCAGTTCTTCTGATATAGTTAAAAAAGCAGAAGCATTGGTAAATGAATTAAAAACCAGCCAGAAAGAAGTTGAAAATTTAAGAAATAAACTTGTCCGTAGCTCAGCAGACGATATTCTTTCAAAGGCTGTGCATGTTAAAGGTATCAAGGTTGTCACTGCAAGAATGGACGAATTGGATATGGACGGTTTGAGAAATATGGGGGATACTCTGCGGAATAAACTGGGTTCCGGGGTAGTAGCTCTTGCCACAGGAAATGAAGGCAAGGTAAATTTTGTGGTCATGGCGACAAAAGATGTAGTTGCTAAAGGAATTCATGCCGGCAATATCATAAAAGAAGTGGCCAAGACTGCCGGCGGCGGTGGCGGCGGAAGACCTGATATGGCACAGGCCGGTGGGAAGGATGTTTCTAAGATTGATGAGGCACTGAACAAGGTCATAGGTTTGATTGAGCAGCAAATTAAATGA
- a CDS encoding YqeG family HAD IIIA-type phosphatase, with product MLEILFPSLVVDGIEDIDLKTLQKNNIKGLIIDIDNTLVAWDIKEADEKSMRWIGYLKSQGIKICLVSNNTEDRVVKFNENLKLYAIHRANKPRRAPFLKALEYLKTKPEETAVIGDQIFTDVLGGNRLNMFTILVTPISQKEFPLIKFKRFFEKMVMKNYEKKLERKLEKR from the coding sequence ATGTTAGAAATTCTTTTTCCGAGTTTAGTGGTAGACGGTATAGAAGATATTGACTTAAAAACATTGCAAAAAAATAATATAAAGGGACTTATTATTGATATAGATAATACATTGGTTGCATGGGATATCAAAGAAGCAGATGAAAAATCAATGCGGTGGATTGGATATTTAAAAAGCCAGGGAATTAAAATCTGTCTTGTTTCCAACAATACCGAAGATAGAGTGGTCAAATTTAATGAAAATCTAAAGCTCTATGCCATACATCGTGCAAACAAACCCCGCAGAGCGCCTTTCTTGAAAGCATTAGAATACCTTAAGACAAAACCGGAAGAAACGGCTGTCATCGGTGATCAGATTTTCACCGATGTATTGGGCGGCAATCGCTTAAACATGTTTACAATACTGGTAACTCCCATCAGCCAAAAAGAATTTCCGCTTATCAAGTTTAAAAGGTTTTTTGAAAAAATGGTAATGAAGAATTATGAGAAGAAGTTAGAGAGAAAGTTGGAGAAACGGTAA
- a CDS encoding GspE/PulE family protein — MFREKRKRLGDLLVEAGMITAEQLKEALSIQKQTGKKLGEVLISQHFVTQEHIIQVLEFQLGIPHVSLDKYDVDPEATKKISENLAKRHELIPIKIDNNKLVVAMSDPLNIFAIDDVRIFSGMEVQPVIATSSDISRAIDIYYGKQEALKAAEEYKREYGIAAPVEKIDGNIEDVVNSAPIVKLVNSIIEQAVRTKASDIHIEPSNKHIRIRYRIDGQLQEIMKHDIQLLPAIVTRIKITGEMNIAEKRKPQDGRTTMVVDGNEYDLRVSILPTVYGEKTVIRIADKQGLLKTKEQLGLYSSDLEKFNQILRNPHGMILITGPTGSGKSTTLYTAIRELNKENLNIITVEDPVEATIEGINQVQVNPKAGLDFAVALRSILRQDPDIIMIGEIRDRETAEIAVRAAVTGHLVVSTLHTNDAPSTITRLMDMNIEPFLISTSLVGIISQRLVRKICPRCKEKYIPLQSELEILDIPEAENITLFRGKGCNACHNSGYQGRIGVYEIISISHHIRQLINQRADADKIREQAVKEGMNTLKAGCSRLVLEGITTIEELIRVAYSLE, encoded by the coding sequence ATGTTTAGAGAAAAAAGAAAGAGGCTGGGAGACCTGCTGGTAGAAGCAGGGATGATTACTGCTGAACAACTGAAGGAGGCCCTTTCTATTCAGAAACAGACAGGAAAAAAACTCGGTGAGGTGTTAATAAGCCAGCACTTCGTAACCCAGGAACACATTATTCAGGTTTTGGAGTTTCAATTAGGCATACCTCATGTTTCTCTTGACAAATATGACGTTGACCCGGAAGCGACAAAAAAAATAAGTGAGAATCTTGCAAAACGTCATGAACTTATTCCTATAAAAATAGATAATAACAAATTGGTTGTAGCCATGAGTGACCCTTTAAATATTTTTGCCATTGACGATGTCAGGATTTTTTCAGGTATGGAAGTACAACCGGTTATTGCTACCTCATCGGATATCTCCCGGGCCATAGATATCTATTATGGAAAGCAGGAAGCCTTGAAGGCTGCAGAAGAATATAAAAGGGAATACGGTATCGCAGCCCCGGTGGAAAAGATAGACGGCAATATTGAAGATGTGGTTAACAGTGCCCCTATTGTCAAGCTGGTCAACTCCATTATTGAGCAAGCTGTGAGGACAAAAGCAAGTGATATACACATAGAACCTTCGAATAAGCACATACGTATTCGATACAGGATAGACGGGCAATTGCAGGAAATCATGAAGCATGATATCCAGCTTCTTCCTGCTATTGTCACCAGAATTAAAATTACCGGCGAAATGAATATTGCAGAAAAAAGAAAGCCTCAAGACGGCAGGACTACCATGGTGGTGGATGGTAATGAATATGACCTTAGAGTTTCCATACTGCCTACTGTTTATGGCGAAAAAACAGTGATAAGAATTGCCGACAAGCAGGGGCTGTTAAAGACAAAAGAACAATTAGGCCTTTATTCCAGTGACCTGGAAAAATTCAATCAAATTTTGAGGAACCCCCATGGTATGATTTTGATAACAGGGCCAACAGGTAGTGGTAAATCTACAACCTTATATACGGCTATCAGGGAGTTAAATAAGGAAAATCTTAATATTATTACCGTTGAAGACCCGGTGGAAGCAACCATTGAAGGGATAAACCAGGTTCAGGTAAATCCAAAGGCCGGTCTGGATTTTGCGGTAGCATTGCGTTCTATTTTAAGGCAAGACCCTGATATTATTATGATTGGGGAAATCAGGGACAGGGAAACAGCCGAAATTGCAGTAAGGGCTGCAGTTACCGGGCATTTGGTAGTAAGCACGCTGCATACGAATGATGCGCCCAGTACCATTACTCGGTTAATGGATATGAATATAGAACCTTTTTTAATTAGTACTTCACTGGTTGGTATCATTTCACAGAGGCTGGTAAGGAAAATCTGTCCCAGATGCAAGGAGAAATATATCCCTTTACAAAGTGAATTGGAGATTTTAGATATACCGGAGGCCGAAAATATTACTTTATTCCGTGGAAAAGGTTGTAACGCCTGTCATAATTCCGGCTACCAGGGCAGAATCGGGGTGTATGAAATTATCTCAATATCCCACCATATCAGGCAGTTAATTAACCAAAGGGCCGATGCCGATAAGATCCGGGAACAGGCTGTTAAAGAGGGAATGAATACATTAAAGGCAGGCTGCAGCCGACTTGTGCTGGAAGGCATCACTACCATTGAGGAGTTAATCAGGGTAGCATATTCCCTTGAGTAG
- a CDS encoding GatB/YqeY domain-containing protein, producing the protein MSLKDRLLEDMKAAMKDKDLIRKNTVQMARAAILQVEKDNKVTLDDEGVIEVISKEVKKRKDVLPEYEKSGRQDLIDNLNKEIEVLMGYLPEQLSEEQLDEIVKITIQEVGASSMKDMGKVMAAIMPKTKGRADGKTINALVKKYLA; encoded by the coding sequence GTGTCCCTCAAAGACAGATTATTGGAAGATATGAAGGCTGCTATGAAGGATAAGGACTTGATCAGAAAGAATACTGTTCAGATGGCAAGAGCAGCAATCCTTCAGGTTGAAAAAGATAATAAGGTAACTCTCGACGATGAAGGAGTTATTGAAGTAATTTCTAAAGAAGTTAAGAAACGAAAAGATGTACTCCCTGAATATGAAAAGAGTGGCCGACAGGATTTAATAGATAATTTAAATAAAGAAATCGAAGTTTTGATGGGCTACCTGCCTGAGCAGCTGTCTGAAGAGCAACTGGATGAAATAGTGAAGATAACAATCCAAGAAGTTGGTGCTTCCAGTATGAAGGACATGGGAAAGGTAATGGCAGCCATCATGCCAAAGACCAAAGGTCGGGCGGATGGAAAAACAATCAATGCCCTTGTAAAGAAATACTTAGCATAA
- a CDS encoding type II secretion system protein — MVKKVKKVLKNNRGFSLIELIVVIAILGVLAGVAAPNIVDYVNDAREKADIANGAIIANAYLRAIAEGYTLAATTDTKISEVDNDGNLTAGGNGGSKTLVPDFIQTLPIPKQSGFKKFYYSYKDNTLIIYKGPDNATATGTGVVQVYPYTQLD; from the coding sequence ATGGTTAAGAAGGTAAAAAAAGTATTAAAAAACAACAGGGGTTTTTCTTTAATCGAGTTGATTGTAGTTATTGCAATACTAGGAGTATTAGCAGGAGTAGCTGCACCTAATATTGTTGATTACGTTAACGATGCAAGAGAAAAAGCAGATATTGCTAATGGAGCTATAATTGCAAATGCATATTTGAGAGCAATTGCAGAAGGTTATACGCTTGCTGCTACTACCGATACAAAGATATCTGAAGTTGATAATGATGGTAACTTAACAGCTGGTGGTAATGGAGGAAGTAAAACTTTAGTACCTGATTTTATTCAAACGCTACCCATTCCTAAACAAAGTGGCTTTAAAAAATTTTATTACTCTTATAAAGACAACACATTAATAATATATAAAGGTCCTGATAATGCTACTGCTACGGGCACT
- a CDS encoding type II secretion system F family protein → MPVYMYKAKTIDGMNVKGTLEANDPATVFSMLKEKGYYPIQVAEQSILQKDISFDFMEKVKLKDMAVFCRQFATIINAGISVLGCLDILRQQTENKKLKNTVEKIYESVQKGNTLSSSMKEHKVFPSILLSMVEAGEVSGSLDVALERMAVHFEKENKINQKVKGAMTYPIIVAIIATIVIAILITFVVPNFVGMFAGMGMELPATTKALLAISNFVKKFWYVIIGVIIGLAILFRYFASTTAGKNIIDGIKLKLPVFGPVNQKVVSSRFTRTLSTLLASGLPLLTSLEIVEKVVDNDVVAKGLEKAKQEVSRGVSLAQPIAQIGIFPPMVIHMLKIGENTGALESILAKTADFYDDEVETAITQMTTMLEPLIIVIMAIVVGFIILSVVQPMFGMFQGLGSM, encoded by the coding sequence ATGCCGGTTTATATGTATAAAGCAAAGACAATAGATGGAATGAATGTCAAAGGTACGCTGGAGGCAAACGATCCGGCTACCGTATTTTCCATGTTAAAGGAAAAAGGATATTATCCCATACAGGTTGCTGAGCAGAGTATACTTCAAAAAGATATTTCCTTTGACTTTATGGAAAAGGTCAAATTGAAAGATATGGCAGTTTTCTGCCGGCAGTTTGCCACCATTATCAACGCCGGAATTTCAGTCCTTGGTTGTCTGGATATTCTAAGGCAGCAGACAGAAAATAAAAAATTAAAAAACACCGTTGAAAAAATATATGAATCAGTACAAAAAGGCAATACCCTTTCAAGTTCCATGAAAGAACATAAGGTTTTTCCATCCATCCTGTTAAGCATGGTGGAAGCAGGAGAAGTAAGCGGAAGCCTTGATGTTGCCCTGGAAAGAATGGCAGTGCACTTTGAAAAGGAAAACAAAATCAACCAAAAGGTAAAGGGAGCCATGACCTATCCCATCATTGTTGCCATCATAGCAACCATCGTTATTGCCATACTTATTACTTTTGTAGTGCCAAACTTCGTAGGAATGTTTGCCGGTATGGGGATGGAACTGCCGGCCACAACAAAAGCATTGCTGGCAATAAGCAATTTTGTTAAAAAGTTTTGGTATGTTATTATTGGTGTCATTATTGGACTTGCAATTCTTTTCAGGTATTTTGCATCCACAACTGCCGGCAAAAATATCATTGACGGTATAAAATTAAAGCTGCCCGTCTTCGGGCCGGTAAATCAAAAGGTGGTATCCTCACGATTTACCAGGACATTGAGCACTTTACTGGCCTCCGGATTACCGCTTTTAACTTCCTTAGAAATCGTTGAAAAGGTGGTAGATAATGATGTAGTGGCAAAAGGATTAGAGAAAGCAAAGCAGGAGGTCAGCAGAGGGGTCAGTCTTGCACAGCCCATTGCACAAATAGGGATATTCCCCCCCATGGTGATTCATATGTTAAAAATCGGAGAAAATACAGGAGCTTTAGAGAGTATTCTGGCAAAGACAGCAGACTTTTACGATGATGAGGTGGAGACGGCCATCACACAGATGACCACCATGCTGGAACCGTTGATTATAGTAATCATGGCCATAGTGGTCGGGTTTATTATATTATCGGTGGTGCAGCCCATGTTTGGGATGTTCCAAGGATTGGGGAGCATGTAA
- a CDS encoding type IV pilus twitching motility protein PilT, with translation MMTIDELLKHTVEKGASDLHITVGIPPIMRLHGKLIPIGEHKLMPEDTERYIRQILNESQLKAFQEKGEMDLSFSLAGIGRFRVNVFKQRGTMAAAIRLVASKIPNPEDLGLPSSVIELSKKTRGLILVTGPTGSGKSTTLASLINLINHERADHILTLEDPIEYLHRHHKSIVNQREIGHDSQSYANALRAALRQDPDVILVGEMRDLETISIAITAAETGHLVLSTLHTVGAAKTIDRIIDVFPPSQQQQIRIQMSTVLQAVISQQLLPRRDKSGRVAAIEVMIANPAIRNLIREGKTHQITSSIQTGLKFGMQTMDGALADLYRKGIITREDAMTYAVDQEMLSKLLL, from the coding sequence ATCATGACCATAGATGAACTTTTAAAACATACCGTTGAAAAGGGTGCTTCGGATTTACATATAACCGTGGGTATTCCCCCTATTATGAGGCTTCACGGGAAGCTCATTCCTATAGGTGAACATAAATTGATGCCTGAGGATACTGAAAGATATATCCGGCAAATACTTAATGAATCTCAATTAAAGGCATTCCAAGAAAAAGGTGAAATGGACCTATCCTTTTCACTGGCAGGGATTGGACGCTTCAGGGTGAATGTTTTCAAGCAGAGAGGTACTATGGCTGCCGCTATCCGGTTGGTGGCATCAAAAATACCCAACCCTGAAGATCTTGGACTTCCTTCTTCTGTTATTGAATTATCCAAAAAGACGAGGGGGTTGATTCTGGTTACCGGCCCGACCGGCAGCGGTAAATCCACTACCCTTGCATCTTTAATCAATTTGATCAACCACGAGAGGGCAGATCATATTCTTACGCTGGAAGATCCAATTGAATACCTGCACAGGCATCATAAAAGCATTGTAAACCAGAGGGAAATAGGCCATGATTCCCAGAGTTATGCGAATGCATTGAGGGCTGCTTTAAGGCAGGACCCCGATGTTATACTTGTAGGTGAGATGAGAGACCTGGAAACCATCTCTATTGCCATTACTGCGGCGGAAACCGGTCATCTTGTGTTGTCCACCTTGCATACCGTCGGAGCTGCAAAAACCATAGACAGAATCATTGACGTATTTCCGCCTTCCCAGCAACAGCAAATCAGAATACAAATGTCTACCGTGCTCCAGGCGGTTATATCCCAGCAGCTGCTGCCGCGTAGAGATAAAAGTGGAAGGGTGGCTGCGATAGAGGTAATGATCGCCAATCCCGCTATCAGGAACCTGATTAGGGAAGGAAAAACGCATCAAATTACTTCGAGCATCCAAACAGGCTTGAAGTTCGGCATGCAAACCATGGACGGTGCTCTGGCAGATTTATATAGAAAAGGTATCATCACACGGGAGGACGCAATGACTTACGCCGTTGACCAGGAAATGTTAAGTAAATTGCTTTTATAG
- a CDS encoding LysM peptidoglycan-binding domain-containing protein gives MVIHAVKPGDNLWNISRQYGVPLERIIRANEIDNPALIIPGQSLVIPAATLIHIIRPGDSLWLIAQQYGTTVSAIVEANNIQNPALIYPGQCLMIPAESDRLDTIEVNAYIEPSGREDEAQIVRQIASYLTYISIFSYRVRTDGTLIPVNDTEIINTARQNNVAPLMVITNFAGGTFSSELVHALLANENIQSALISNVVRILKSKRYSGVNVDFERVFPDDRELYNQFLRKFKTRLNNEGFIFTTALAPKYSAEVTGPWYTAHDYPAHGSIVDFTVLMTYEWGWSGGPPMPVAPLNQVKRVLDYALSVIPANKIMMGIPLYGYDWTLPYVRGGPYAVTLSPKAAVGLAQKYRTAIQYDNVSQSPYYTYFDTAGKEHIVWFEDARSVKAKYELVSRLGVRGVSYWVLGRPFPQNWIVLEDLFKIKKVV, from the coding sequence ATGGTTATTCATGCGGTAAAACCCGGAGATAATTTATGGAATATTTCCAGGCAGTACGGTGTCCCTTTGGAACGTATTATCCGGGCGAATGAAATAGATAATCCTGCACTTATAATTCCCGGACAAAGCCTTGTAATACCTGCTGCCACATTAATACACATCATACGTCCCGGAGATAGTTTATGGCTAATTGCACAACAGTACGGTACTACTGTAAGTGCGATTGTGGAGGCAAATAATATTCAAAATCCCGCACTTATTTATCCGGGACAATGTTTGATGATTCCGGCCGAATCTGACCGGCTGGACACAATTGAGGTAAATGCTTATATCGAACCAAGCGGAAGGGAGGATGAAGCTCAAATTGTACGTCAAATAGCATCTTATCTCACTTACATCAGCATATTCAGTTACCGGGTTAGAACCGACGGCACTCTCATACCGGTAAATGATACAGAAATTATTAATACCGCCCGTCAAAATAATGTTGCTCCCTTAATGGTCATTACCAATTTTGCCGGAGGAACATTCAGTTCAGAATTAGTCCATGCTTTACTTGCAAATGAAAACATCCAAAGTGCCCTTATCAGTAATGTAGTCCGAATTTTAAAAAGCAAAAGGTATTCCGGAGTTAATGTAGATTTTGAAAGAGTTTTTCCTGATGACCGTGAACTTTATAACCAATTTTTAAGAAAATTTAAAACCCGTTTGAATAATGAAGGTTTTATTTTTACTACTGCTCTTGCTCCAAAATATTCCGCCGAGGTTACAGGCCCCTGGTATACCGCCCATGATTATCCTGCTCATGGAAGCATTGTGGATTTTACCGTACTGATGACCTATGAATGGGGCTGGTCAGGAGGCCCTCCTATGCCTGTAGCTCCGCTGAACCAGGTAAAAAGAGTGCTTGATTATGCCTTATCAGTTATACCGGCAAACAAAATCATGATGGGCATCCCCCTATATGGCTATGACTGGACACTGCCCTATGTCCGCGGCGGGCCATATGCAGTAACGCTCAGTCCTAAAGCGGCCGTTGGGCTGGCACAGAAGTACAGGACCGCAATACAGTATGATAATGTTTCACAGTCGCCTTATTATACTTACTTTGATACGGCAGGTAAGGAACATATTGTGTGGTTTGAAGATGCGCGGAGTGTAAAAGCTAAATATGAGCTTGTAAGCCGTCTGGGAGTACGGGGAGTAAGCTATTGGGTACTTGGCAGGCCGTTTCCCCAGAATTGGATTGTTTTGGAGGATTTATTTAAAATTAAGAAGGTAGTATAG